Proteins encoded together in one Anaerosporomusa subterranea window:
- a CDS encoding ABC transporter permease, translated as MFKESVTIAVNALLGNKLRSVLTMLGIIIGVGAVIAMISIGMGVRDKVQSSIAGLGSNLIMVSPGAVKSAGVRQAAGSNTSLTIKDAQAIARDVSDVNAVAPTVSRQYQIVAGNQNWNTQVQGTTPEFLEVRNMNVDVGSFFTNQAVDARDRVAVIGSTVAQSLFGDANPVGQTIRIDKSPFRVIGVLASKGQSAGGGDQDDVILIPITTAQERLMGITYVQMISIQAASEEVIYGVQAEVAALLRARHGLTNDQGDDFTVRNMVSVMETAATTTDTITLLLGFIAAISLLVGGIGIMNIMLVSVTERTREIGIRKALGARYQNILMQFLIEAVVIGVLGGVIGIALGVGSSAVIASIAGWNTVISPLAIVAAFAFSVAIGMFFGIYPARKAALLDPIVALRYE; from the coding sequence ATGTTTAAAGAAAGCGTCACGATCGCGGTAAACGCGTTGCTAGGTAATAAACTGCGGTCAGTGCTGACGATGTTAGGCATTATCATCGGTGTCGGCGCCGTTATCGCCATGATCTCCATCGGCATGGGCGTTCGCGATAAAGTGCAAAGCTCAATCGCCGGCTTGGGCAGCAATCTGATCATGGTGTCGCCGGGAGCGGTAAAGTCCGCAGGCGTGCGGCAGGCCGCCGGTTCAAATACCAGTCTGACAATCAAAGATGCTCAAGCCATCGCTCGGGACGTATCTGACGTTAATGCGGTGGCGCCCACTGTCAGCCGTCAATATCAAATTGTAGCAGGCAATCAGAACTGGAATACGCAAGTTCAGGGTACAACGCCGGAGTTTCTTGAGGTTCGCAACATGAACGTGGATGTCGGCAGCTTTTTTACGAATCAAGCTGTGGATGCCCGTGACCGGGTAGCTGTTATTGGTTCTACGGTTGCCCAAAGTCTGTTCGGTGATGCGAATCCGGTAGGGCAGACCATTCGTATCGACAAATCGCCTTTTCGCGTCATTGGTGTGTTAGCTAGTAAGGGACAGTCGGCAGGCGGCGGCGACCAGGATGATGTCATTCTTATCCCCATTACCACCGCTCAGGAACGACTGATGGGGATCACGTATGTGCAGATGATTAGCATCCAAGCAGCCAGTGAAGAGGTTATCTATGGGGTGCAGGCAGAGGTAGCGGCGCTTTTGCGGGCCCGTCATGGACTCACCAACGACCAAGGAGACGACTTTACCGTTCGCAATATGGTTAGTGTCATGGAAACAGCAGCCACAACTACAGACACCATTACCCTGCTGCTCGGCTTTATTGCCGCCATTTCCCTGCTGGTCGGCGGGATCGGTATTATGAACATCATGCTGGTTTCGGTAACTGAGCGAACTCGGGAAATCGGTATCCGCAAGGCCCTTGGCGCTAGATACCAAAACATCCTCATGCAGTTTCTGATTGAGGCTGTGGTGATTGGCGTGCTGGGGGGGGTGATCGGCATCGCCTTAGGTGTGGGTTCATCTGCCGTTATCGCTTCAATAGCTGGCTGGAATACGGTCATTTCACCGCTGGCGATTGTTGCCGCTTTTGCATTTTCCGTGGCTATCGGCATGTTTTTCGGCATCTATCCAGCTCGGAAAGCCGCGCTGCTTGATCCGATCGTTGCCCTGCGTTATGAGTAA
- a CDS encoding efflux RND transporter periplasmic adaptor subunit, giving the protein MRNKKWLIIGIVAIVVVKVGIDIQANQANAAAVTPKLTKVERGDIISIVSATGTIQPVNQVDISSKITGQLKEVRIKENEQVKIGQVLVVLDDTRLKAQVTQAREKLNNTAVNFERNNRLHSIGAVSEQQLDNSRMEYNVAQANYDEVVSQLNESVITSPIDGVVIGKPLPAGQMVAQGISNPMVILTIADMSKMQIEAQVDESDIGKVAVGQTVSFTVDTYPGKTFNGIISRVSQKANTTQNVVYYTVTVDVNDAGNLLKPSMTARLSIHAGESKNTLTVPLAALKTNQKQQQYVSAFRNGKSEDMIVTTGLVGEDRVEITSGVSEGEQIVLAQAQSKQKAATQSSGFPPVMGGRR; this is encoded by the coding sequence ATGAGAAATAAGAAATGGTTAATCATCGGCATTGTTGCGATTGTGGTAGTAAAAGTAGGTATTGATATTCAGGCCAACCAGGCTAACGCCGCAGCTGTGACGCCGAAACTCACGAAAGTTGAACGCGGTGATATCATATCGATCGTGTCTGCTACCGGCACGATCCAGCCGGTTAACCAAGTCGATATTAGTTCTAAGATTACTGGGCAATTAAAGGAAGTCAGGATAAAAGAAAATGAACAGGTAAAAATTGGTCAAGTGCTAGTTGTCCTCGACGATACTAGACTCAAGGCCCAAGTGACGCAAGCCAGAGAAAAACTGAACAATACAGCAGTAAACTTTGAACGCAATAACCGCCTTCATTCGATCGGTGCTGTATCTGAGCAGCAGCTTGACAACTCCCGCATGGAGTATAATGTCGCTCAAGCTAATTATGATGAGGTGGTTTCCCAGTTGAATGAATCTGTCATCACCTCTCCGATTGACGGTGTTGTCATTGGTAAGCCACTGCCGGCAGGGCAGATGGTAGCGCAAGGCATATCTAACCCGATGGTTATTCTGACAATAGCTGATATGTCAAAGATGCAAATCGAGGCCCAGGTTGACGAATCCGATATCGGCAAAGTCGCTGTTGGCCAGACGGTGTCCTTTACGGTCGATACCTACCCGGGAAAGACCTTCAATGGTATTATTTCCAGGGTTTCTCAAAAAGCTAATACTACTCAAAATGTCGTGTACTATACTGTCACGGTCGACGTCAATGACGCCGGCAATCTGTTGAAGCCGTCGATGACAGCCCGTTTGTCCATTCATGCAGGGGAAAGTAAGAATACGCTGACAGTACCCTTGGCAGCCTTAAAGACCAACCAAAAGCAACAACAATATGTTAGCGCTTTTCGCAATGGCAAATCTGAGGATATGATAGTTACAACCGGTCTCGTCGGCGAAGACCGTGTAGAAATAACCAGCGGCGTCAGCGAAGGGGAACAAATTGTTTTAGCCCAAGCACAGTCCAAACAGAAGGCTGCTACTCAGTCGAGCGGATTCCCGCCCGTCATGGGCGGACGCCGCTAA
- a CDS encoding ABC transporter ATP-binding protein — protein sequence MTIALSDVTKTYQMGGTTVNALAGVNLNIFDGEFTAIMGPSGSGKSTLMNILGCLDRPTTGSYKLDDQEVASLGDDDLAVTRNKKIGFVFQNFNLLPRISAMQNVALPLVYAGVDAKERQRRAEESLAAVGLDHRMDHLPNELSGGQRQRVAIARALVNDPTIIMADEPTGNLDSKSGTEVMGIFERLNAMGRTIILVTHEPDIAEYAKRVIHVRDGLVVRDTGEE from the coding sequence ATGACAATCGCACTGTCTGATGTCACCAAAACATATCAAATGGGCGGAACCACGGTCAACGCGCTGGCAGGCGTTAATCTAAACATCTTTGATGGTGAGTTTACCGCCATCATGGGACCGTCCGGCTCAGGCAAGTCAACATTAATGAATATCTTGGGCTGCTTAGACCGGCCCACCACCGGATCCTATAAGCTTGATGACCAGGAAGTCGCCTCACTGGGTGACGATGATCTGGCGGTGACCCGAAACAAGAAAATTGGTTTTGTCTTTCAAAACTTCAATCTGCTGCCCCGTATTTCGGCGATGCAGAATGTGGCTCTACCGCTGGTTTATGCAGGCGTTGACGCGAAAGAACGGCAGCGCCGGGCAGAGGAATCTTTAGCTGCGGTGGGACTCGATCACCGGATGGACCATTTGCCGAACGAACTGTCAGGTGGTCAGCGGCAACGGGTAGCGATTGCCCGGGCCTTGGTCAATGACCCAACCATTATCATGGCTGACGAACCAACCGGTAACTTGGATTCTAAGTCAGGTACAGAGGTCATGGGGATATTTGAAAGACTCAATGCTATGGGGCGTACGATCATTCTGGTTACCCACGAGCCAGACATCGCTGAATATGCCAAGCGGGTGATCCACGTGCGCGACGGACTGGTGGTTCGCGACACGGGAGAGGAGTGA
- a CDS encoding sensor histidine kinase produces MFRKTLIRLTATNSMVFVALFILFGANIYGYVSYRLFDQVDDAMRLKADAFQIRNGRPSLAINKAAVFEPRVFLLLRGVDGRMINFYASFIEDSDRFNELAQYAESGKIVGRQQGPHTYRLYATPYRHEEVIYSRSGTDPVTVQDVIAISIVDSEVALLKRLLLILLTSLIGGAIVIVLAGYYLARRALSPVRIAWEKQQQFVADASHELRTPLAIIKSNAELTLRHPNHTVEEEGIRITNVIRESMRMNKLVSSLLTLARADANQAGLSLTNFTLREILELVIEQFQPIAEMKAILIKLMMPSDVCLTADRERIHQLCIIILDNAIKYTTSGTVEISCFQKSNNVILTVCDTGCGIPEDDLPHIFDRFYRGDKARNRESGGTGLGLAIAKWIVEAHDGKIRVDSEFGIGTKIQVTLPQ; encoded by the coding sequence ATGTTTCGTAAGACGTTGATCCGATTGACAGCGACCAACTCCATGGTATTTGTTGCGCTATTCATTTTATTTGGCGCGAATATTTACGGGTATGTGTCTTATCGCTTGTTTGATCAGGTGGATGATGCGATGCGACTGAAAGCGGACGCCTTTCAGATACGCAATGGGCGTCCTTCATTAGCAATTAACAAAGCAGCTGTGTTTGAACCCCGAGTTTTCTTACTGCTAAGGGGCGTAGACGGGCGAATGATTAATTTTTATGCAAGCTTTATTGAAGATTCCGACAGGTTTAATGAACTAGCCCAATATGCTGAGTCCGGGAAAATCGTCGGCCGTCAACAAGGGCCGCATACGTATCGGCTATACGCTACTCCTTATCGGCACGAAGAGGTGATATACAGCCGGTCTGGGACAGATCCGGTGACCGTACAGGACGTGATCGCCATCAGTATCGTCGACTCTGAAGTCGCATTGCTAAAACGTCTGTTGCTCATTTTGCTGACCAGTTTGATCGGCGGGGCAATAGTCATCGTGCTCGCTGGCTATTATCTTGCCCGTCGCGCACTTTCGCCAGTCCGAATCGCTTGGGAAAAGCAGCAGCAATTTGTGGCTGATGCATCTCACGAATTGCGTACGCCGCTAGCTATCATTAAAAGTAATGCAGAGTTGACGCTGCGTCACCCCAACCATACGGTTGAAGAGGAAGGCATTCGGATCACTAATGTGATTCGTGAATCCATGAGGATGAACAAATTGGTTTCCTCACTGTTAACCTTGGCTAGAGCTGACGCCAATCAGGCAGGGCTGAGTCTGACAAATTTCACTCTGAGGGAGATACTCGAATTAGTCATCGAACAATTCCAGCCGATAGCGGAAATGAAAGCTATCTTGATCAAGTTAATGATGCCAAGTGACGTCTGTTTAACCGCCGACCGAGAGCGTATTCATCAGCTTTGCATCATCATCCTGGATAATGCGATTAAGTATACAACCTCCGGAACGGTTGAGATAAGTTGTTTCCAAAAATCCAATAATGTGATTCTAACCGTTTGCGATACTGGCTGTGGTATTCCAGAAGATGACTTACCGCATATCTTTGACCGTTTCTATCGGGGCGATAAAGCGCGTAATCGTGAATCCGGCGGTACGGGGCTTGGTCTGGCGATTGCTAAATGGATCGTCGAGGCCCACGACGGGAAGATCAGAGTGGACAGTGAGTTCGGAATTGGTACAAAAATTCAAGTGACTCTGCCGCAGTAG
- a CDS encoding HD-GYP domain-containing protein, which produces MQRIAVKDLAPGMVAAKSIYTADGRMLLAEGATFTKRYINRLQELGIWVAYIQNPLAVSIDVPDILAEETRVKAISTVKEAFEGFRNTKKIDMGQFKQLTEGIVDEIIRNPNAVFHLNDIRMYDDYTFAHSVNVCVLAVLVGAALQYTPRQLMELGVGAVLHDVGKMAIEKQILNKPGHLSESEMDLMRRHPELGFEILRKYSAQLSWLSIHVAFQHQEKFDGSGYPRGLKETDIHEYARITAIADVYDALTSDRPYRPALSPGEAYEFLLAGSGTHFDPDILREFLRHVALYPVGSIVKLNTGDIGIVTHVFSGLQTRPIVRLLVDASNTLYNSDAEIDLSTELTVFVNQVLPELDVATLARRIGNPALTRIEVG; this is translated from the coding sequence ATGCAGAGAATAGCTGTCAAGGACCTTGCCCCCGGCATGGTAGCCGCCAAAAGTATATATACTGCAGATGGCAGGATGTTACTTGCCGAAGGTGCAACATTTACCAAACGTTACATAAATCGATTGCAGGAATTGGGCATTTGGGTTGCTTATATTCAAAATCCTCTGGCAGTAAGCATTGACGTGCCAGATATCTTGGCTGAGGAAACTCGAGTCAAGGCAATCTCTACAGTCAAAGAAGCATTTGAAGGCTTCCGCAACACGAAGAAGATCGATATGGGGCAGTTTAAACAACTGACAGAAGGTATTGTTGACGAAATTATCCGCAATCCCAATGCTGTATTTCATCTTAATGATATTCGTATGTATGATGACTATACATTTGCTCACTCGGTCAACGTTTGTGTATTAGCAGTCTTGGTTGGAGCAGCTCTGCAATATACACCACGCCAATTGATGGAGTTAGGGGTTGGAGCTGTTTTGCATGATGTCGGCAAAATGGCGATCGAAAAACAAATCCTAAATAAGCCAGGGCATTTAAGTGAATCAGAAATGGATCTAATGCGTCGGCATCCTGAATTAGGATTTGAGATATTGAGAAAATATAGTGCACAGTTGTCTTGGTTATCTATTCACGTGGCTTTTCAACATCAAGAAAAATTTGATGGCAGCGGTTATCCACGTGGTCTAAAAGAGACTGATATTCACGAGTATGCCCGCATTACCGCGATTGCCGATGTGTATGATGCATTAACATCTGATCGTCCCTACCGTCCCGCGTTGTCTCCGGGCGAGGCGTATGAATTTCTACTGGCTGGATCTGGTACACATTTTGATCCAGATATTCTGCGCGAGTTTTTGCGCCATGTTGCGCTATACCCGGTTGGTAGCATAGTCAAACTCAATACGGGTGATATTGGCATCGTGACTCACGTTTTTTCCGGATTGCAGACGCGGCCAATTGTCCGATTGCTCGTTGATGCATCCAATACCCTTTACAATTCAGATGCCGAAATTGACCTCAGCACTGAGTTAACGGTATTTGTAAACCAAGTATTGCCGGAACTAGATGTCGCGACTCTGGCCCGGAGGATTGGCAATCCCGCGCTGACTCGCATCGAAGTTGGTTAA
- a CDS encoding TerC family protein, whose protein sequence is MELFAALISITFMDLILSGDNAVVIALASRNLPSNQRKKAVIWGAAGAVGLRVLLTTVAAMLLQIPYMQFFGGIALLWIAVKLLAGEKEDETKVKEASNFWEAIRVIMIADAIMSLDNVLAVAGIAQGNIPLLLFGLGLSIPLVVFGSQFFLKLMDRFPVLIYVGAAILGWTAGEMVASDGSLGVYLHDYALIIKVVFTVGVIGLGYWLKSRHAAVPTAEAEKTSA, encoded by the coding sequence ATGGAACTATTTGCGGCGTTAATTAGTATTACCTTTATGGACTTAATACTAAGCGGTGACAACGCTGTGGTCATAGCTCTGGCGAGTAGAAATTTGCCCTCAAATCAGCGAAAAAAAGCTGTCATATGGGGTGCTGCCGGTGCTGTGGGGTTGAGAGTACTTCTAACTACGGTTGCAGCAATGCTGTTACAAATACCGTATATGCAATTCTTTGGCGGCATTGCGTTGCTCTGGATTGCGGTGAAACTATTGGCCGGTGAAAAGGAAGACGAAACAAAAGTTAAAGAGGCTTCGAACTTCTGGGAAGCTATTCGCGTTATTATGATTGCTGATGCGATTATGAGCCTAGATAACGTGCTGGCCGTCGCTGGCATTGCTCAGGGTAATATTCCGCTGTTGTTGTTCGGTCTTGGGCTTAGTATTCCGCTTGTCGTTTTTGGCAGTCAATTTTTCCTCAAATTGATGGATCGGTTCCCTGTTCTTATCTATGTCGGCGCGGCAATCCTTGGTTGGACTGCCGGTGAAATGGTTGCCAGCGATGGTAGTTTAGGAGTTTACCTCCACGATTACGCATTGATTATCAAGGTCGTATTCACGGTTGGAGTAATTGGACTCGGCTACTGGCTGAAATCTCGCCATGCGGCGGTTCCAACAGCCGAAGCCGAAAAAACTTCCGCATAA
- a CDS encoding response regulator transcription factor, which produces MRILVVEDDSMLREAVVALLQDEAFLVDEASAGDDGLFMAEQGIYDLLILDIMLPGMSGFEVVKAVREQGIATPILILTARDSVQDRVRGLNIGADDYLVKPFALPEFLARVKALLRRGNSGGKETGLAFADIVLDSKAKEGFVNGQPLQLTAKEYELLEFLLLNHDQILTREQIYDRIWGFASETTIGNVDLYVHYLRKKLTPHCKDALLRTVRGAGFILREK; this is translated from the coding sequence ATGCGAATACTGGTTGTAGAAGATGACTCCATGCTGCGAGAGGCTGTGGTCGCACTTTTGCAAGATGAAGCATTCCTTGTTGATGAAGCGTCGGCTGGGGATGACGGGTTATTCATGGCTGAGCAAGGAATCTATGACTTGCTGATATTGGACATCATGCTGCCCGGAATGAGTGGATTCGAAGTGGTCAAAGCTGTAAGGGAACAGGGAATTGCCACACCAATTTTAATTCTAACAGCCAGGGATAGTGTGCAAGACCGAGTGCGGGGGTTGAATATTGGCGCTGATGATTACCTAGTTAAACCCTTCGCATTGCCAGAGTTTTTGGCACGGGTTAAAGCGCTTCTGCGGCGCGGCAATAGCGGCGGCAAGGAGACAGGCTTGGCTTTTGCAGACATTGTTCTAGACTCGAAAGCCAAGGAAGGGTTTGTGAATGGTCAGCCGCTTCAGTTAACGGCAAAAGAATATGAACTTCTCGAGTTTTTGCTGCTTAACCATGATCAAATACTGACGCGCGAGCAAATTTACGACCGCATCTGGGGCTTTGCCTCAGAAACCACAATCGGCAATGTGGATTTATATGTTCATTATCTGCGGAAAAAATTGACGCCGCATTGCAAAGATGCGTTATTGCGAACCGTTCGCGGCGCAGGATTCATCCTAAGGGAGAAGTAA
- a CDS encoding TIGR03905 family TSCPD domain-containing protein produces MAIFKTQGVCATDIIFQVENGTVKQLEFIGGCPGNLAAIAKLVQGMPVADVISKLRGIQCGESDTSCVDQLAIALSEFEKK; encoded by the coding sequence ATGGCCATTTTTAAAACTCAAGGTGTCTGCGCTACTGATATTATTTTTCAAGTAGAAAACGGAACAGTAAAACAGCTCGAATTTATCGGCGGCTGCCCAGGTAACTTAGCCGCTATTGCGAAGCTTGTGCAAGGAATGCCGGTTGCCGACGTGATTAGCAAATTGCGGGGAATTCAATGCGGCGAAAGCGACACCTCGTGCGTGGATCAACTGGCGATTGCACTTTCAGAGTTTGAGAAGAAGTAA
- a CDS encoding TolC family protein: MITKILKRKIAVFAAGLMLINQASLFAAPLELTLSDSIAIALKENASITIAQADKERSEWGVNEAQTGKLPTLSLGSSYNWAESQAGSDGSLNNSLRMNWQLYNGGRTDRQVEQAKEGVLVSELGIQKAKQQLKLDVTTAYFNVLQAQNMVNVNQETVNNFKQHLQIVEEKFKVGVVAKSDVLRSEVELANAEQNLIKSENGYDVAVATLLNIMDRTSETEVVLKDDFGYEKSTISLDESLVLARKNRPDITQSEANVRIAEQGVAIAESGNSPTVSLSASKGWNDVVPDNGNWSAGVSANWNIFDAGLTKSKVRQADASLVKAKEQAKQVSDSVALEVRQAYLNMLEGEKRIQTTDVASQKAQEDMFIAQEKYRAGVGTNLDVIDAQLALTQARTNRIQALYDFNVSKAKLDKAVGNMVQ; the protein is encoded by the coding sequence ATGATAACTAAGATATTGAAACGTAAAATTGCAGTTTTTGCCGCTGGGCTGATGTTGATAAATCAGGCGTCCTTGTTTGCAGCACCGCTTGAATTGACTCTAAGTGACAGCATCGCGATAGCGCTTAAGGAGAATGCCAGCATTACAATTGCGCAGGCAGATAAAGAACGATCAGAATGGGGAGTCAACGAAGCACAGACTGGTAAACTGCCAACACTTTCACTAGGCAGTAGTTACAACTGGGCTGAATCTCAGGCAGGCAGTGATGGCAGTCTGAATAATAGTCTACGGATGAACTGGCAATTGTATAATGGCGGTCGCACAGACCGGCAAGTTGAGCAAGCGAAGGAAGGCGTACTGGTCTCAGAATTAGGCATTCAAAAGGCCAAGCAGCAGCTTAAACTTGATGTGACCACCGCTTATTTTAATGTACTGCAAGCGCAAAACATGGTAAATGTGAATCAAGAAACTGTCAACAATTTTAAGCAGCATTTGCAAATTGTTGAGGAGAAGTTTAAGGTCGGTGTTGTCGCTAAGTCGGATGTATTGCGGTCTGAAGTCGAGCTAGCCAATGCTGAACAAAATCTAATTAAATCTGAGAACGGTTATGACGTGGCAGTGGCCACACTTCTAAACATCATGGATCGCACGTCAGAGACAGAGGTCGTGTTAAAAGATGACTTTGGTTATGAAAAATCGACTATCAGTTTAGATGAAAGTTTAGTTCTAGCCCGAAAAAACCGTCCTGATATTACACAGTCTGAAGCGAATGTTCGCATTGCTGAACAAGGAGTTGCCATTGCAGAGAGCGGCAATTCACCGACAGTATCGCTGTCAGCTTCTAAAGGCTGGAATGATGTCGTGCCTGATAATGGGAACTGGTCTGCTGGCGTGTCAGCCAACTGGAATATATTTGACGCTGGTTTGACCAAATCGAAAGTCCGTCAAGCGGATGCTTCGCTGGTCAAGGCGAAAGAACAGGCAAAGCAAGTCAGTGATAGCGTTGCGCTTGAAGTCCGTCAAGCTTATCTGAATATGCTGGAAGGAGAAAAGCGCATCCAAACAACTGACGTCGCCAGCCAAAAAGCGCAGGAAGACATGTTTATCGCTCAAGAAAAATACCGCGCTGGCGTAGGGACGAACCTGGATGTGATTGATGCGCAACTAGCGTTAACGCAAGCTCGCACTAATCGGATTCAAGCACTTTATGACTTTAATGTGAGCAAGGCAAAGCTCGATAAAGCTGTCGGAAATATGGTTCAGTAG
- a CDS encoding ATP-binding cassette domain-containing protein: MLNVDIKKRLVDFTLDVRFSVENNILVLFGPSGAGKTTILRSIAGLIKPDQGTISYCDQLFFCSVTKTFLAPQHRRVGYMFQEYALFPHMNVEKNIWYGVKGSNEKADELYGKLMDLLKIETLASRLIDKLSGGERQRVALARALMAQPNILLLDEPLSALDKDTRCELQAELRTMQSIWKIPFILVTHDPEEAKALGDQFLFIEKGRQVTQPVGWEN, from the coding sequence ATGCTTAACGTTGATATCAAGAAAAGATTAGTAGATTTTACGTTAGATGTGCGCTTTTCGGTTGAGAATAATATACTGGTGTTATTCGGTCCTTCAGGTGCGGGCAAGACGACTATTTTGCGCTCGATTGCCGGACTGATCAAGCCAGATCAAGGTACAATTAGTTATTGTGATCAACTTTTTTTCTGCTCTGTCACCAAAACATTTCTGGCACCGCAACACCGCCGTGTCGGCTATATGTTTCAGGAGTATGCGCTGTTTCCGCATATGAATGTAGAAAAAAACATTTGGTATGGTGTTAAGGGGAGCAACGAAAAGGCTGATGAATTATATGGAAAATTGATGGATCTGTTGAAAATAGAGACTCTTGCTTCACGGCTTATCGATAAGTTGTCAGGCGGCGAGAGACAGAGGGTTGCACTTGCCCGCGCTCTAATGGCACAGCCGAACATCCTATTGCTTGACGAACCATTATCAGCATTGGATAAAGATACACGGTGCGAGCTTCAGGCCGAACTGCGGACAATGCAGTCAATATGGAAGATCCCCTTCATTTTGGTCACTCATGATCCAGAAGAAGCCAAGGCACTAGGCGACCAATTCCTGTTTATTGAGAAGGGGCGTCAGGTAACTCAGCCTGTTGGCTGGGAGAACTAA
- the phoU gene encoding phosphate signaling complex protein PhoU, protein MVMRKGYDIEMARVRQVITDMGEKSVVSVSSAISALVSGNPALADLSRQYEKEVDVLYQTMDEELIRTIATQQPLASDLRFIVSSLKIASEIERVADYGNNIAKIVQKKLASLDPEPVKKVAETVRTMGDLASAMLADAVKAYETNDADLATQVIERDSDVNALNKALFRILAETACADLKAQETILQVHTAIRYIERVADRSTNIAEWVFYSATGYRFKEKN, encoded by the coding sequence ATGGTAATGCGAAAAGGCTATGACATTGAAATGGCTAGAGTGCGTCAAGTCATTACCGATATGGGAGAAAAGTCTGTGGTTTCTGTCAGCTCCGCAATCAGCGCGCTAGTTTCAGGCAACCCTGCACTGGCTGATCTTTCTCGCCAATATGAGAAAGAAGTCGATGTGCTCTATCAAACGATGGATGAAGAACTGATTCGAACAATTGCGACCCAGCAGCCGCTGGCGTCTGATTTGCGTTTTATCGTCTCTAGCTTAAAAATTGCAAGTGAGATTGAGCGAGTTGCAGATTATGGTAATAATATTGCAAAAATCGTGCAAAAGAAACTGGCATCGCTCGATCCCGAGCCAGTGAAAAAAGTAGCTGAGACGGTTAGAACCATGGGTGATTTAGCCTCAGCTATGCTGGCTGATGCCGTAAAGGCCTATGAAACAAATGATGCGGACCTGGCCACCCAGGTCATTGAGCGCGACTCAGATGTTAACGCATTGAATAAAGCACTGTTCCGGATTCTTGCTGAAACAGCGTGTGCTGATTTAAAGGCGCAGGAAACAATTTTGCAGGTGCATACTGCTATTCGTTATATTGAGAGGGTAGCTGATCGTTCGACTAATATCGCTGAATGGGTATTTTACTCAGCAACCGGCTATCGTTTCAAGGAAAAGAACTAA
- a CDS encoding nitroreductase family protein: MNDILKAIKSRRSVRSFSDKQITDNELQAVLEAAQYAPTAGSQPWQFIAIQKEELINELSNASKEVAKNHEVEFIRKMANNKDFHAFYNAPTVILVCGDESLWTPADCAAATQNILLAAESLGLAACWINFGLFVFSSESGSTYNELLGIPEGYSPLYSVALGYRKGAVPAAAPRKKNVVTCIK; this comes from the coding sequence ATGAATGACATTCTAAAAGCAATCAAAAGCCGTAGAAGCGTTAGGAGTTTCAGCGACAAGCAAATTACAGATAATGAATTGCAGGCTGTTTTGGAAGCCGCTCAGTACGCGCCTACTGCCGGATCTCAACCATGGCAGTTTATTGCTATCCAAAAAGAAGAGCTGATTAACGAATTAAGCAATGCATCCAAGGAAGTTGCAAAAAATCATGAAGTGGAATTTATTAGAAAAATGGCTAATAATAAAGACTTTCATGCATTTTATAATGCACCGACCGTGATCCTGGTTTGCGGTGATGAAAGCCTTTGGACGCCTGCTGATTGTGCTGCTGCAACGCAGAACATCTTACTTGCGGCTGAATCTCTTGGCTTGGCTGCTTGTTGGATTAATTTTGGTCTTTTTGTTTTTAGTAGTGAAAGCGGATCAACGTATAATGAACTTCTTGGCATACCGGAAGGGTATAGCCCATTATACTCGGTAGCGCTCGGTTATCGGAAAGGCGCAGTACCGGCTGCCGCCCCTAGAAAGAAAAATGTAGTTACTTGTATCAAATAA